In Nitrospirota bacterium, the following are encoded in one genomic region:
- the pstC gene encoding phosphate ABC transporter permease subunit PstC — MDNKDLPPLQGGNWLVIAQPPTLLQRTANIILKRVSNISAWLSALLVVFILLRITAKALPAMSQYGIKFLTETTWDPLTENYGILPEIWGTLYTSFLALIAGSFFGVAAAIFLSEGFLGQAIFVVLKIFKIETCPVFSKLPEQLDGLLRNLIELLAAIPSVVYGLWGIFVLIPAIRPVCNWFNSKLGWVVFFGTPLSGPGVLPAVIVLSIMILPTITAISRDALEAVPPKLRMAAYGIGATRWETILAVIIPVATRGIAGAVILAFGRALGETMALAMLVGNSNSLSLSLFSPANTLASLLANNFPEAGHREVSVLMYAALVLLAITLFVNVIGALILQKASRAAAGGR; from the coding sequence ATGGACAATAAAGACCTCCCACCCTTACAGGGTGGGAATTGGCTTGTGATTGCACAGCCGCCTACTCTGTTACAGCGTACTGCCAATATTATATTGAAGCGTGTGTCTAACATTTCTGCCTGGCTGTCGGCATTGCTTGTAGTGTTTATACTTCTGAGGATAACAGCTAAAGCTTTGCCTGCAATGAGCCAATATGGGATCAAGTTCCTGACTGAAACCACGTGGGATCCCCTGACGGAGAACTACGGGATACTTCCTGAAATATGGGGCACGTTATATACCTCTTTTTTAGCTTTGATTGCCGGCAGTTTCTTTGGAGTAGCTGCTGCAATATTTCTCAGTGAAGGTTTCCTTGGGCAAGCTATTTTCGTTGTGCTTAAGATATTTAAAATAGAAACTTGCCCTGTATTTAGTAAATTACCCGAACAATTAGATGGACTTCTGAGGAATCTGATTGAGCTTCTTGCCGCAATTCCCAGTGTTGTGTACGGTTTGTGGGGTATCTTTGTGCTCATTCCTGCAATACGGCCAGTCTGTAATTGGTTCAATTCTAAACTTGGATGGGTGGTTTTTTTTGGAACACCCTTAAGCGGACCGGGAGTGCTGCCTGCCGTCATTGTCCTGTCTATTATGATTTTGCCTACGATTACGGCCATAAGCCGTGATGCACTTGAAGCGGTGCCGCCTAAGCTGCGTATGGCTGCTTACGGCATAGGGGCTACCAGATGGGAAACTATCCTTGCAGTTATCATTCCTGTGGCTACAAGGGGTATTGCCGGAGCGGTAATACTTGCCTTTGGCCGCGCTTTGGGTGAAACTATGGCGCTGGCCATGCTGGTTGGCAATTCAAACAGCTTAAGCCTTTCTTTATTTTCCCCTGCCAACACGTTGGCATCGCTTCTGGCCAATAACTTTCCTGAGGCAGGCCACAGGGAGGTCAGCGTATTGATGTACGCTGCGCTTGTCTTACTGGCAATAACTTTGTTCGTTAACGTAATCGGTGCCCTGATACTTCAAAAAGCATCAAGAGCGGCCGCAGGAG
- the pstS gene encoding phosphate ABC transporter substrate-binding protein PstS: MKKSSMLVVFVVAIAVISFAIYGLNGELGAADLVKLQGAGATFPAPLYTKWFKTYTAAHKDVQIDYQSVGSGSGIKSVIDKTVDFGASDAAMTKEQMSKVNVGVQLLPLTAGSIVLSYNLEGVKELRLPREVYAEIFLGKIKKWNDPKIAAANPGVKLPDAPINVVERSDGSGTTFVFAKHLSAISKEFEKSVGFNTTVNWPVGIRSKGNEGVTASIKTTPGSIGYVEYGYAKTQNMPMAILENKSGNFVVASTASGQATLSTIKLPEDLIVWDSDPSGKEDYPIVTFTWLICYKQYPDKKKAEILHDLIKYCLSEGQKSAEALGYIPLPEVVVQKVTASIDNIK, from the coding sequence ATGAAGAAAAGTAGTATGTTAGTAGTGTTTGTTGTTGCGATAGCTGTAATATCCTTTGCGATATACGGTTTAAACGGTGAGTTAGGGGCAGCAGACCTTGTAAAGCTGCAAGGCGCTGGCGCAACCTTTCCTGCTCCTCTTTATACCAAATGGTTCAAAACCTATACAGCCGCACATAAAGACGTACAGATTGATTACCAGTCAGTGGGCAGCGGAAGCGGAATAAAGAGTGTTATTGACAAGACGGTGGATTTTGGCGCCAGTGACGCCGCTATGACAAAAGAGCAGATGTCAAAGGTCAACGTTGGCGTACAGTTGCTGCCCCTTACCGCAGGCAGTATAGTGTTGTCTTACAATCTTGAAGGAGTAAAAGAACTGAGGTTGCCACGTGAAGTGTATGCAGAGATTTTCCTTGGCAAGATAAAAAAGTGGAATGATCCAAAAATTGCAGCGGCTAATCCCGGTGTGAAACTTCCCGATGCTCCTATAAACGTTGTAGAGCGCTCTGACGGCAGCGGTACAACCTTTGTATTTGCTAAACATTTAAGTGCGATAAGCAAAGAGTTTGAAAAAAGCGTTGGTTTCAACACAACGGTAAACTGGCCTGTCGGAATCCGCTCAAAAGGAAATGAAGGCGTAACCGCCAGCATTAAGACCACACCCGGCTCTATAGGATACGTAGAGTATGGTTACGCAAAAACCCAGAATATGCCTATGGCCATTCTTGAGAATAAGTCCGGTAATTTTGTTGTTGCTTCAACCGCCTCCGGCCAGGCTACTTTGTCCACAATAAAGCTGCCTGAGGACTTAATAGTGTGGGACTCCGATCCCTCCGGAAAAGAAGACTATCCAATAGTTACTTTCACGTGGCTTATATGCTATAAGCAGTATCCGGATAAGAAAAAAGCTGAGATCCTTCATGACCTTATCAAGTACTGCCTGAGCGAGGGACAGAAGTCAGCCGAGGCTCTGGGTTATATTCCTCTGCCTGAAGTAGTTGTGCAGAAGGTTACAGCTTCTATAGATAACATAAAATAA
- a CDS encoding SulP family inorganic anion transporter, whose translation MVRRVFPFLAWFKDYSSATLRADLIAGITVALVLIPQSMAYAQLAGLPPYYGLYASFLPPLIAALFGSSRQLATGPVAVVSLMSAAALEPLATKGGENFIAYSVLLALAVGIFQLSLSIFRLGLIVNFLSHPVVIGFTNAAAIIIATSQLGNLLGVSVDNAEHHYETIINVVKAAIDYTHWLSLGFAVLSIGIMAGLKKINPRLPGVLIAVIVTTLLSWVVGLENNQKVKIIAFKDARVVEKIKAYNTALNDVEELSKKRTELSEELSKVRHERGEQSVAALEVFQSGERLNLNIEEAKKRSQLIRGQIRQFKLVKISESGNIFFTFADSNTKGALWHISVKNKPIKEDSVTIKGGGAVLGEIPKGLPAFSFPKFNMNIFFTIFPTAMIISILGFMEAISIAKAMATKTGHRLDPNQELLGQGIANILGSFSQSYAVSGSFSRSAVNLQAGAFSGLSSVFTSILVVVTLMFFTPLLYHLPQSVLASIIMMAVFGLINIKGIMHVWHAQKYDGISAILTFIFTLAFAPHLDKGIMIGVAFSLGHYLYRNMKPQVSILSRHDDGTLRNSDLYGLNRCQHISAITFEGSLFFANAAYLEEQVLLQVTEKPDLKQLILCCEGINEIDATGEETIGTLITRLNDRNIEVSFVGLKDQVLEVIKRTGLYNKIGSRRIFTTESKAIQAVHHIAHENSSEKQCPLVNVCYLNTH comes from the coding sequence ATTGTGAGGCGGGTGTTTCCTTTTCTTGCCTGGTTTAAAGACTATTCTTCGGCAACGCTGAGGGCAGATTTGATAGCCGGTATAACAGTGGCGCTGGTTTTGATCCCACAGTCTATGGCGTATGCCCAGTTGGCAGGCCTTCCGCCGTACTACGGACTGTATGCCTCGTTTTTACCGCCTCTGATAGCAGCCCTGTTTGGCTCAAGCCGCCAATTGGCAACAGGCCCGGTTGCAGTTGTCTCTCTTATGAGCGCTGCCGCACTTGAGCCGCTTGCAACAAAAGGGGGCGAAAATTTTATTGCATACTCTGTCCTGCTTGCCCTTGCTGTTGGTATTTTTCAGCTTAGTCTGTCTATTTTCAGATTAGGCTTGATTGTCAATTTCCTGTCCCACCCGGTTGTTATAGGATTTACAAACGCTGCTGCTATTATCATTGCCACATCTCAGTTGGGAAACCTCCTTGGCGTTTCCGTTGATAACGCTGAACACCACTATGAGACCATTATTAATGTTGTCAAAGCTGCCATTGACTACACTCACTGGCTGTCGTTGGGGTTTGCTGTGTTATCCATAGGGATAATGGCTGGCCTCAAAAAAATCAACCCGCGCCTTCCTGGTGTTTTGATTGCAGTCATTGTAACCACACTTCTTTCATGGGTTGTTGGGCTTGAGAATAACCAAAAAGTTAAAATCATCGCTTTTAAAGATGCCCGTGTTGTAGAGAAAATAAAAGCATATAACACCGCACTAAACGACGTCGAGGAACTTTCTAAGAAAAGGACTGAATTGTCTGAAGAGTTAAGCAAGGTTAGGCACGAAAGGGGGGAGCAATCAGTTGCAGCGCTTGAGGTATTTCAAAGCGGAGAGAGGTTGAATCTGAATATAGAAGAGGCGAAAAAAAGAAGCCAACTCATAAGGGGACAGATTAGACAATTCAAGCTGGTTAAAATATCAGAAAGCGGTAACATATTTTTTACTTTTGCTGACAGTAACACTAAGGGTGCTCTGTGGCATATAAGCGTTAAGAATAAACCGATAAAGGAGGACTCTGTTACCATAAAAGGCGGTGGAGCCGTGTTGGGGGAAATACCCAAAGGTCTGCCTGCGTTTTCTTTCCCGAAATTCAATATGAACATATTTTTTACTATATTTCCAACTGCCATGATTATATCAATATTGGGTTTTATGGAGGCCATATCAATAGCCAAAGCTATGGCTACCAAAACAGGGCACAGGCTGGACCCTAATCAGGAACTTTTGGGGCAGGGCATTGCCAATATACTGGGCTCATTTAGTCAAAGTTATGCCGTTTCAGGGTCGTTTTCCCGTTCTGCGGTTAACCTGCAAGCTGGTGCATTTTCGGGTCTTTCCAGTGTTTTTACCAGTATCCTTGTTGTTGTGACATTAATGTTTTTCACCCCACTGCTGTACCACTTGCCACAGTCTGTGCTGGCTTCAATTATTATGATGGCGGTTTTCGGTCTTATCAATATCAAGGGAATTATGCACGTCTGGCATGCTCAGAAATATGATGGCATATCTGCCATTTTAACATTCATCTTTACACTTGCCTTTGCCCCTCATCTGGATAAGGGGATAATGATAGGCGTTGCTTTCTCCCTGGGCCACTATCTGTACAGAAACATGAAACCGCAGGTATCAATACTTTCCAGACACGATGATGGCACACTCCGAAACAGCGACCTGTATGGGCTAAACCGCTGTCAGCATATCTCTGCTATTACGTTTGAAGGGTCACTGTTTTTTGCCAACGCTGCATACCTTGAGGAGCAGGTACTTTTGCAGGTAACGGAAAAACCAGACCTTAAGCAACTAATATTGTGTTGTGAGGGTATAAATGAAATAGACGCTACCGGTGAGGAGACTATCGGCACTCTGATTACAAGATTAAATGACAGAAATATCGAGGTGTCCTTTGTAGGGCTAAAGGATCAGGTGCTTGAGGTAATTAAGCGTACCGGTTTGTATAATAAAATAGGGAGCCGCAGAATTTTCACGACAGAATCCAAAGCGATACAGGCTGTGCATCATATAGCACATGAAAATAGTTCTGAAAAACAGTGTCCGTTAGTTAATGTTTGTTATTTAAATACCCATTGA
- a CDS encoding cytidylate kinase-like family protein, with amino-acid sequence MPIIMISSPPFSGGNIVAETLSKQMGYELIDDELMETSAKKYKVHVEKFKTALKRAPSLFGMSQEEILKYTAYFQATLLSTLTRDKIIYHGSVAHMMVSGVSHVLKAYIVANINDRASRMAATEGIDEKKALKEIQKLDKEHKKWIKTLFNTDDSNPVLYDMVLNIGQITVEDAAKIIQDASENRRFQPMTYSEQCMRNLALSSRVRAELITIDSNIVVRADYGDLTIQTKAMEKDKEKKITSIREALKDFDGVKKVEINVVEDFFGQVSTMLR; translated from the coding sequence ATGCCAATTATTATGATAAGCAGTCCCCCCTTTAGCGGTGGGAACATAGTTGCAGAGACTTTATCAAAGCAAATGGGTTACGAGTTGATTGATGATGAGCTGATGGAGACATCGGCAAAGAAGTACAAAGTTCATGTCGAAAAATTTAAAACAGCACTCAAGCGGGCTCCGTCTCTATTTGGCATGTCTCAGGAGGAAATACTCAAATATACGGCTTATTTTCAAGCCACTTTGTTAAGTACTCTGACAAGGGACAAAATTATTTACCACGGCTCTGTTGCCCACATGATGGTCTCAGGCGTGTCACATGTCCTTAAGGCCTATATAGTGGCAAACATAAACGACAGGGCATCAAGAATGGCTGCTACAGAGGGTATTGATGAAAAAAAGGCTCTTAAAGAAATTCAAAAGCTGGATAAAGAGCATAAAAAGTGGATAAAGACACTGTTTAACACAGATGATTCAAACCCGGTACTGTATGATATGGTATTAAATATTGGGCAGATTACGGTAGAGGACGCAGCAAAGATAATTCAGGATGCCTCTGAAAACAGACGCTTCCAGCCCATGACGTACTCCGAACAGTGTATGAGAAATCTTGCATTATCCAGCAGAGTGCGGGCTGAATTAATCACCATAGACAGTAATATAGTGGTGCGGGCCGACTACGGTGATCTTACAATACAAACTAAAGCTATGGAAAAGGACAAGGAAAAAAAGATAACATCCATCAGGGAGGCCCTAAAGGATTTTGATGGCGTCAAAAAAGTTGAGATAAACGTCGTTGAGGACTTTTTTGGGCAGGTCTCCACTATGCTGCGTTAA